A single window of Thalassomonas viridans DNA harbors:
- a CDS encoding DUF4815 domain-containing protein, producing the protein MQDYYQRFDPEKGYEQLLFRSGKGLQSAELNDMQAQVSHQVKGIADVLLKDGDVVLDGEPAVNSETGLVQIGASSVYLRGQVRTLAPAELVIATDQIIDIGVWLSESQVTELEDPSLRDPAVSAHNYDEPGAARLKVTCQWGLASDSGFEDANFYPVYRIDKGVLIIKQPPPQLDAVTVALARYDRESNGGSYVVDGMNLTYRDIEGDYQVYSLEEGKAHIQGYEVSFPTSRRELFDYDPDKQLIEGELHVFTPDESGDMRIDLAFSPVNSVSRVDANLEKTVTVTHSAVPGGMDPLPDVGVFALVSVTQNETVYQEGIDFTRSGNQVNWGLGGNEPQGGESYQVTYQFREQLAVTADETGFTLSQAQADGTTIVANSALDVDYDWSMNRIDLMVLDQQGQVQRIKGLSNSYEPTTPVAPANQLVLAQIRQNWFSDGKPEVTNLAVRSVPMATLEEMQQQISDLYDLVAIERLRNDANAEEPAAKLGVFVDPFLDDDMRDSGLAQTAAIIDGELMLPVDVSVTDLPLPSDDRPVTLNYQLEAILEQTMKTGKMKVNPYQAFSPIPATVKLTPAVDHWTQTTRVWTSPVTRWITRGWRRVWRRVWNPSTRTWDWGWGWGSRTTRSDSVQTVSVSSTEAEFLRVRQVNFEITGFGPGEKLEQLMFDGSDITSGAS; encoded by the coding sequence ATGCAAGATTATTATCAGAGATTTGACCCGGAAAAGGGTTATGAACAACTGCTGTTTCGCTCAGGCAAAGGTTTGCAAAGTGCGGAATTAAACGATATGCAGGCCCAGGTTTCCCATCAGGTTAAAGGCATTGCCGATGTCTTGCTAAAAGACGGCGATGTTGTGCTTGACGGCGAGCCTGCGGTGAACAGTGAAACCGGCCTGGTACAAATCGGCGCCAGCTCGGTTTACCTTCGTGGCCAGGTGCGTACCCTGGCGCCGGCAGAGCTGGTGATCGCTACAGATCAGATTATCGATATAGGTGTCTGGCTCAGTGAAAGCCAGGTCACCGAACTGGAAGATCCCAGCTTAAGGGATCCGGCCGTCAGCGCCCACAACTATGACGAGCCGGGTGCGGCGCGTTTAAAAGTCACCTGTCAGTGGGGACTGGCTTCCGACAGCGGTTTTGAAGACGCCAACTTCTATCCGGTATACCGTATTGACAAAGGGGTGCTGATCATCAAACAGCCGCCGCCGCAGCTCGATGCCGTAACCGTGGCGCTGGCCCGTTACGACCGTGAATCCAACGGCGGCAGTTATGTTGTTGACGGCATGAACTTAACCTATCGCGATATTGAAGGGGACTACCAGGTTTACAGCCTGGAAGAGGGCAAGGCCCATATCCAGGGATACGAAGTTTCTTTCCCTACGTCACGGCGTGAGCTTTTTGACTATGATCCCGACAAGCAGTTGATCGAAGGCGAGCTACATGTCTTTACCCCGGATGAAAGCGGCGATATGCGTATCGACCTGGCCTTTTCTCCGGTAAATTCTGTTTCCCGGGTGGATGCCAACCTGGAAAAAACCGTAACCGTTACCCATAGCGCGGTGCCCGGCGGCATGGATCCTTTGCCGGATGTCGGTGTCTTTGCCCTGGTGTCTGTGACCCAGAATGAGACGGTTTATCAGGAGGGGATCGATTTCACCCGCAGCGGCAACCAGGTGAACTGGGGGCTGGGGGGCAATGAACCCCAGGGGGGCGAAAGCTACCAGGTCACCTACCAGTTCCGCGAGCAGCTGGCAGTAACCGCCGATGAAACCGGTTTTACCCTGAGCCAGGCCCAAGCTGACGGCACAACGATTGTGGCGAACTCGGCTTTAGATGTCGACTATGACTGGAGCATGAACCGTATCGATCTGATGGTGCTGGATCAGCAGGGCCAGGTACAACGTATCAAAGGTTTGTCCAACAGCTATGAACCCACGACACCGGTTGCCCCGGCTAACCAGCTGGTGCTGGCGCAAATCAGGCAGAACTGGTTTAGCGACGGCAAGCCGGAAGTCACCAATCTGGCGGTACGCTCTGTGCCTATGGCGACGCTGGAAGAAATGCAGCAGCAAATCAGCGATTTGTATGACTTGGTGGCGATTGAGCGCCTGCGTAACGATGCCAATGCCGAAGAGCCGGCGGCAAAATTAGGGGTTTTTGTCGATCCTTTCCTGGACGACGACATGCGTGACTCCGGCCTGGCGCAAACCGCCGCGATTATCGACGGCGAGCTGATGCTGCCGGTGGATGTGTCGGTGACCGATTTGCCCCTGCCAAGCGATGACCGTCCGGTGACCTTAAATTACCAGCTGGAAGCGATTCTCGAACAAACCATGAAAACCGGCAAGATGAAGGTGAACCCCTACCAGGCGTTTTCACCTATCCCGGCCACGGTAAAACTGACCCCGGCGGTAGATCACTGGACCCAGACCACCCGGGTATGGACCAGTCCTGTGACCCGCTGGATCACCCGAGGTTGGCGCCGGGTATGGCGGCGGGTATGGAACCCGAGCACCCGTACCTGGGACTGGGGTTGGGGCTGGGGCTCCCGGACTACCCGCAGCGATTCGGTGCAAACCGTGTCGGTTTCCTCCACCGAAGCAGAATTTCTACGGGTACGCCAGGTGAACTTTGAAATCACCGGCTTTGGCCCGGGTGAGAAGCTGGAGCAGCTGATGTTCGACGGCTCCGACATTACTTCGGGAGCAAGCTAA
- a CDS encoding tail fiber assembly protein, producing the protein MDNIALPTPTMEEIHLMAWARIRAKRDELMAVTDWTQISDSPLSAEKKAEFAGYRQALRDLPQSADNPDLVVWPQKPE; encoded by the coding sequence ATGGATAATATAGCTTTGCCAACGCCGACTATGGAGGAAATCCATTTAATGGCATGGGCCCGGATCCGAGCGAAACGGGACGAGTTGATGGCTGTTACCGACTGGACGCAAATCTCAGACAGTCCCCTGTCGGCAGAAAAGAAAGCCGAGTTTGCCGGGTATCGCCAGGCGTTGCGTGATTTGCCGCAATCGGCGGACAATCCCGATCTTGTTGTCTGGCCCCAAAAGCCTGAGTAA
- a CDS encoding phage tail protein produces MAGLKLQFTQAGLEQLLSAQDRGLKAEITHMAFGDSAYAPDKSQTALLSEKERIEIADYQGDGQNLRLAGKFEGELEYAIREIGIFLADGTLLGVYSQAGKTLGYRTPVVKILQWFTLNIQALPTDSITVVVGTENLNLILDEEFAQLAEVQINTLHRQMLQEFRLAELEQRFG; encoded by the coding sequence ATGGCGGGTCTTAAACTGCAGTTTACACAAGCCGGGCTGGAGCAGCTGTTGTCTGCACAAGACAGGGGCCTGAAGGCTGAAATTACCCATATGGCCTTTGGCGACAGCGCCTATGCCCCGGATAAAAGTCAGACGGCTTTGCTTAGCGAAAAAGAACGGATTGAAATTGCCGATTATCAGGGGGATGGCCAAAACCTGCGCCTGGCGGGCAAGTTCGAAGGCGAGCTTGAATATGCCATCCGGGAAATCGGTATCTTCCTGGCGGACGGCACTTTGCTGGGGGTGTATTCCCAGGCGGGAAAAACTCTGGGTTATCGCACACCCGTGGTGAAGATTTTGCAATGGTTCACCCTTAATATTCAAGCCCTGCCAACCGACAGTATCACAGTAGTCGTCGGTACTGAGAACCTTAACCTGATCCTTGATGAAGAGTTTGCGCAGCTGGCGGAAGTACAAATCAACACCCTGCACCGGCAAATGTTGCAGGAGTTTCGCCTGGCGGAACTTGAACAGCGTTTCGGTTAA
- a CDS encoding phage tail protein I: MSNIEPGSLLPPNATTLESHLEQVIKAATDLPVPVSRLWEPEACPLSLLPWLAWAFSVDEWDDNWPEHIKRQVVQNSFDVHRYKGTPYAVQQALDGLNIKTQLREWWAPDGSQTPGTMTVVALINENLTDNDDGLITREMLEQVTRVVKSARRGVIHFDVELGLSLEENFALAAAASPATGFIDQEFEPLAVVPGELSNGLSAAAVSYQLCLSDINLEGIV, translated from the coding sequence ATGAGTAACATTGAGCCGGGAAGTTTGTTGCCGCCGAATGCCACAACATTGGAGTCTCACCTGGAGCAAGTGATTAAGGCGGCGACCGATTTGCCGGTGCCGGTATCCCGGTTATGGGAGCCAGAAGCCTGCCCCTTGTCTCTTTTGCCCTGGCTTGCCTGGGCCTTTTCGGTGGATGAATGGGATGACAACTGGCCGGAGCATATTAAGCGCCAGGTCGTGCAGAATTCTTTTGATGTCCACCGTTACAAAGGCACCCCTTACGCGGTGCAGCAGGCACTGGACGGTTTAAATATTAAAACCCAGCTGCGCGAATGGTGGGCTCCCGACGGCAGCCAAACCCCGGGCACTATGACTGTGGTGGCGCTAATCAATGAAAACCTTACCGACAACGACGACGGGTTGATCACCCGGGAAATGCTGGAGCAGGTTACCCGGGTGGTCAAATCGGCGCGGCGTGGTGTGATTCATTTTGATGTCGAGCTGGGGCTGTCGCTGGAAGAAAATTTTGCCCTGGCCGCTGCGGCCTCACCGGCAACCGGGTTTATTGACCAGGAGTTTGAGCCCCTTGCCGTGGTTCCCGGTGAACTCAGCAACGGGCTGTCGGCGGCAGCGGTCAGTTACCAGTTATGTTTATCGGATATTAACTTAGAAGGAATTGTTTAA
- a CDS encoding baseplate J/gp47 family protein produces the protein MTAFKLLDLSKVPVPDIIQSPDFETTYRQLKDILVGLEPAYAEVLALESEPLAKALQVFAYREILLEAKINDATRANMLASATGKDLDAIGARYNVERLELQAEDLLASPPVIQVLEEDTGYRRRIQMAFDGLNTAGSEDAYVFHALSASGEVLDADASSPSPCNMVVTILGREGNGIPNENLLSSVRRHFGLSDDGSTVLDKASKVRPLGDKVSVVAAEVHEYEVEAVLTILPGPSGDVITQAAEVAVQAYVADRHKLGYDVTLSGLYAALHQAGVHSVELISPVADLKMNAVQAAYCRGIKISVGGVDE, from the coding sequence ATGACTGCATTTAAACTCTTGGACCTGTCTAAGGTCCCGGTCCCGGACATCATCCAGTCCCCGGACTTTGAAACCACCTACCGGCAATTAAAAGATATTCTGGTGGGGCTGGAACCCGCATACGCCGAAGTGCTGGCGCTTGAGTCTGAGCCGCTGGCCAAAGCATTGCAGGTTTTCGCCTACCGGGAAATTCTGCTGGAAGCGAAAATTAACGATGCCACCCGGGCCAACATGCTTGCCAGCGCCACAGGCAAAGATCTTGATGCCATAGGCGCCCGTTATAATGTTGAACGCCTGGAGCTTCAGGCGGAAGACCTGCTGGCGTCGCCGCCGGTAATACAAGTCCTGGAAGAGGATACCGGTTACCGTCGCCGCATCCAGATGGCTTTTGACGGTTTAAACACCGCCGGCAGCGAGGACGCCTATGTCTTCCATGCCTTATCCGCCAGCGGTGAAGTACTCGATGCCGATGCTTCCAGCCCGAGTCCCTGCAATATGGTGGTGACTATTCTGGGACGGGAAGGCAATGGCATACCGAATGAAAACTTGCTTTCCAGCGTGCGCCGCCATTTCGGTTTATCCGATGACGGCAGCACCGTGCTGGACAAGGCTTCAAAAGTACGCCCTCTCGGCGATAAGGTTTCTGTGGTTGCCGCCGAGGTACATGAATATGAAGTGGAGGCGGTGCTGACAATTTTGCCGGGCCCCTCGGGGGATGTGATCACCCAGGCAGCTGAGGTTGCGGTGCAGGCTTATGTGGCCGACCGCCATAAGCTGGGTTATGACGTCACCCTTTCCGGTTTGTATGCCGCCCTGCATCAGGCGGGGGTACACAGCGTAGAACTTATCAGTCCGGTTGCCGATTTGAAAATGAACGCCGTCCAGGCGGCATATTGCCGCGGCATCAAGATCAGTGTGGGAGGCGTGGATGAGTAA
- a CDS encoding phage tail protein — MSLLPPNASELQRHLEELNQFKPEFEQALQQIRELKNTPSDELLHWLVWEYGLEAILPYSSDMRQMLTTGLNWQRIRGTPGALKMALLWLGIVSPDIEHEEPGRHFYEYQIDPGKVPGDEDVTRIINLARMSAPVRSRLARIFHDYDVRKLKLSDQHVSEFGHLLSDYSGIAVEGGDTKLSFGRKHSSAVVASDYQQHTGRKSLRTDEVHYIRQPILGEMTLSDSYDHGVSSLRASVRKLTGGITYTASGWLGTWSATPWSATNFAFIGIKHTSAAG; from the coding sequence ATGAGCTTATTACCTCCCAATGCTTCCGAGCTGCAGCGCCATTTGGAAGAGCTCAACCAGTTTAAGCCGGAGTTTGAGCAGGCGTTACAGCAGATCCGGGAGCTGAAAAATACCCCGTCGGACGAGCTGCTGCACTGGCTGGTGTGGGAATATGGCCTGGAAGCTATCTTGCCCTACAGCAGCGATATGCGCCAGATGCTGACCACGGGCCTGAACTGGCAGCGTATCCGCGGCACTCCGGGAGCGCTGAAAATGGCGCTGTTATGGTTAGGCATAGTCAGCCCGGATATCGAGCATGAAGAGCCCGGGCGGCACTTTTATGAATATCAGATAGATCCGGGTAAGGTGCCGGGTGATGAGGATGTCACCCGTATCATCAACCTGGCGCGGATGTCGGCGCCGGTGCGCTCACGCCTGGCGCGGATTTTTCACGATTACGACGTGCGCAAACTGAAGCTGTCTGATCAGCATGTCAGCGAATTCGGTCATCTGCTGTCGGATTATTCCGGGATTGCCGTGGAAGGCGGTGATACCAAGTTGTCGTTTGGCCGCAAACACAGCTCGGCTGTGGTCGCCAGCGATTATCAGCAGCATACGGGCCGTAAAAGTCTGCGTACTGACGAGGTGCATTACATCAGGCAGCCGATCTTAGGGGAGATGACCCTGAGCGACTCTTATGATCACGGCGTTTCAAGCTTGCGGGCCAGTGTCAGGAAGCTGACCGGCGGTATAACCTATACGGCATCCGGTTGGTTGGGCACATGGTCGGCTACTCCCTGGTCTGCCACTAATTTTGCTTTTATCGGTATTAAACACACCAGTGCTGCCGGGTAG
- a CDS encoding baseplate assembly protein has translation MSNSSIDFNALPSPDVIETIEFEQLFQERKQRLLAMAPQYAEALELESEPLVQNLQLESYREMLLRQRINEAVYANLLATAKAADLDNLGVFYGVIRSPQEDDETFRLRIRDRTIASSTAGSKAHYRSRAIEVDPVAIRDVEIDSPVPGQVRVSVLVRTGYDIDEVVAKVREHVTAEDVQMLTDTVEVVSAELIPVDVTADIHLHPDTPQVIFDSLEQSLLDAWEQSAELGWDLTTSWLDAQLHKDGIHYVERTTPTELISIAANQCVVPGDIKLTLKSRGQ, from the coding sequence ATGAGTAACAGTTCTATTGATTTTAACGCACTGCCATCCCCTGATGTTATTGAAACTATCGAGTTTGAGCAGTTGTTCCAGGAGCGCAAGCAGCGTCTGCTGGCAATGGCGCCTCAGTATGCCGAAGCGCTGGAGCTGGAAAGCGAGCCTTTAGTGCAGAACCTGCAGCTGGAAAGCTACCGGGAAATGCTGCTGCGCCAGCGTATTAACGAAGCCGTTTATGCCAACTTGCTGGCCACGGCAAAGGCGGCGGATTTGGATAATCTGGGGGTGTTCTACGGGGTGATCCGTTCACCGCAGGAAGACGATGAAACCTTTCGTTTGCGTATCCGCGACCGTACTATCGCCTCAAGCACCGCCGGCAGCAAGGCCCATTACCGCAGCCGGGCGATAGAAGTGGATCCCGTGGCGATCCGTGATGTGGAAATTGACAGCCCGGTGCCGGGACAGGTACGGGTCTCCGTTTTGGTGCGTACCGGTTATGATATTGATGAAGTGGTTGCCAAGGTGCGTGAGCATGTGACCGCAGAAGATGTGCAAATGCTTACCGATACCGTGGAAGTGGTGTCTGCAGAGCTTATTCCTGTAGATGTTACTGCCGATATCCATCTGCACCCGGATACGCCGCAGGTGATCTTTGACTCCCTGGAACAAAGCCTGCTTGATGCCTGGGAGCAGTCGGCGGAACTTGGCTGGGATCTTACCACTAGCTGGCTCGATGCTCAGCTGCACAAAGACGGTATCCATTATGTCGAGCGCACCACGCCTACAGAATTGATTTCAATTGCCGCCAACCAGTGTGTGGTGCCGGGCGATATCAAGTTAACCTTGAAATCACGGGGGCAATAA